GATGTTCCTGTCCCCCGATGGCAAAGCCGTCCGGTTCATCATCACCCACCAGGGCGACCCCGCCTCCGTCGAGGGAATCAAGCACGTCGCCGGAATCAAGGACGCGGTCGCCGACGCCATTAAGGGCACCCCGCTGGAATCGTCCAAGGTATATGTGGCCGGGACCGCATCGATGTATGCCGACATGCAGGAAGGCGTCATCATCGACCTGCTGGTCGCCGGAATCTCCTCGCTGATCCTGATTTTCGCGATCATGCTGCTGATCACCCGTAGCGTGGTCGCGGCACTGGTCATCGTCGGCACGGTGGCCGCGTCCCTGGGCACGGCTTGTGGTCTGTCGGTGCTGGTCTGGCAGGACCTCATGGGACTTGGCCTGCAGTGGATCGTGCTCCCCCTGTCCGTGATCATCTTGTTGGCGGTGGGTTCGGACTACAACCTGCTCGTCGTGTCCCGGCTCAAGGAAGAAATCCACGCCGGCCTCAACACCGGAATCATCCGCGGCATGGGCGCATCCGGGCGAGTGGTCACCGCGGCCGGCTTGGTGTTCGCCTTCACCATGGCATCGATGATCGTCAGCGACCTGCGGGTGATCGGAGAGCTGGGCACCACCATCGGCTTGGGCCTCCTGGTTGACACGCTCATCGTCCGCTCCTTCATGACCCCGTCGATCGCCGCCGCGCTCGGGCACTGGTTCTGGTGGCCGCTCAACACCTTCCGCACAACCAGGAGGGGCGATCCCGAACCGGAGCATGACGCCCACACCGCGCCCATCCCGCAACTAAGCACGACGTGAAACTCACACGCCGGTCTGCCAAGCTGTCAACGGCAACGTTGTCGTCAGACAGGTCTGGACGTATGACACAGTCGCAAGCAAAACTGCGCCAGCGCACCGACGGGCGGCTGGACCGTTCGCGCGATCCCGCGATCCTCAACGCGGCATTGGCGGTCCTCGCCGAGCACGGGTACGACGCAACCAACATGAACGACATCGCCGCACGGGCCGGCGTGGGCAAGGCCGCGATCTACCGACGCTGGTCATCGAAAGCGGCCTTGATCACCGACGCCCTCGTCTACTGGCGACCCGACCTCCTCACCAACGAAGCCCCCGACACCGGCAGCCTGGCCACGGATCTCGATGCCGTCGTCGAACGGGCCAAGCGCAACGACGACGGTTTGGTCACGAACGACCTTGTGCTGCGCGTCGCCCTAGAGGCCGCGCACGACCCCGAACTGGCCGCGGCACTCGAAGACTTGATGTTGTTCCGCGGCAGACGCCTGCTGGCCACGATTCTGGCGCGAGCCGCCGACCGCGGCGAAATATCCGCCACCCGCGACTGGTCACTGGTTTCGGACGTCATCCTGGCGATGAGCTTGCTGCGCGTTGTTGGCGGGCAGACCGTCGACGCCGATTTCGTCCGACAGGTCATCGACACGCTGATCCTGCCCGCGGTGCGTACACCGACGGCCGAGCGATGATGACGTTGGGTCGCTCTCGAACGCGAGAACACCACCCGCGAGGTCGGTTAGAAAAGTTCCTTGGCCAGTAGCTCCAGCGTCGCCACCCGGGCTGGCGCGGTGGCGGGGTCGGTGCCGCGGTGGGCCGACGCGACCGGGTTGACCATCACCTCGTCGACGCCGAACCGTTCGGCCAGCGCCCGCACCTGCTCCGCGGCCTGCGCGGGTGTGCCGAGGATGGCGCGTCGCAGTCCGCTCTCCACGATGCGCTGCTGCTCCGCCGTCAGCTCGGCGACGTGCGCCTCCTCGACCAGCGGCACCGGGCCGAGCGGCTGCCCGGTGCGTAACCGCGCCATCATCTGCAGGTTGGGCAACATCAATGCCGTTGCCTCGTCGTGTGTTTCGGCCACCGCGGCGTTCACCGTCAAGAACGTGACGGGCTCGGCGGCCAGTTTGCTTGGCACAAACCGGGAACGGTAAAGCGCGAGCGCCTCTTCGGTTCCCTTGCCGGAGAAGTGGTGGGCGAAGACGTACGGCAGACCCTTGGCGGCGGCCAGATGCGCCGAGTACATCGACGAGCCCAGCAGCCACAGCCGCGGCTCGGTGGCGGCGGCCGGAGTGGCCTTGAGGATGTAATCCCCGGACCGCAGCGGGACCCGGACGCCGCGCGGGCTCATCAGCGCGGCCACGTCGTCGAGGTACTCGGGGAAGTTCTCGATGTCGCTTTGGTCGCCGCGCAGGGCGTACGACGTCACCGGGTCCGACCCGGGCGCCCGGCCGATGCCCAGGTCGATGCGGCCCGGGGCGGCCGCCTCCAGCAGCGCGAACTGCTCGGCCACGGCCAGCGGCGCGTGGTTGGGCAGCATCACGCCACCCGACCCCAGTCGCAGCTGCGAGGTCTGCGCGGCCAGGTAGGCGATCAACACCGGCGGGCTGGTCGCGCCCACGGACGGCATGTTGTGATGTTCGGCGACCCAGTAGCGGGTGAAGCCCAGCCGGTCTGCGGTCTGCGCCAGCCGCACGGTGGCCGCCAGCGCATCGCTGGTGGTCTGGTCGGTGCGCACCGGGACGAGATCAAGGACAGAAAGCCGCACGATCGCGTCAACGCTGTGGGCGGCCCGAACGTTCCCGGCTTTTCCGACTCAGCGTGCACTCACGGCTTTGAGTGTGCGCTCACGGCTTTGGGTGTGCGCTCACGGCTTCCGAAGTGAACGCAGGGAGGGATTCCGGCCAGTTTTCCGCCCAGGCTGCACAATCAAAGCCTCCGCTTCACAGACAAGCCGAGACTGGGCGCCGCCGCCCGGCCTAATACTCCTTGGGGGTGATGGAGTGCACGATGCGGTCGAACACCTCCTGCGGGATCGGCGCACCACCGGGGATGTTGTCGATCACCAGCCATTGGTTGCGCTTGACGTAGTCGCGGAACTCGCTGTGGTAGTTGGCGAAGCCAAGTTCGTAGTCGACTGCGCCGTCCTGGGAGGCCGACGCCAGCTCGCCGGCCAGGATGTAGGCGCCCAGCAGCGCGACGCTGGTTCCCTGGCCCGACAACGGTGAGCAGCAATAGGCGGCGTCGCCGACTAGCGCCACCCGGCCCTTGGACCAGCGATCCATCTTGATCTGCGACATCTCGTCGAAGTAGAAGTCCGGTGCGGTGCGCATGTATTGGCGCAGCTGCGGGCGAACCCAGCCGTCGTCGGCCATCCGCCGTTCCAACTCGGCGAACTGCGCCTCGGTGTCGCGGTAGTCGATCCGCAGATCGGTTTCCATGAAGCCCACCATCGCCCGGGCCTCGGTGTTGTTGCGCGCACTGTAGACGCCCGCCATGGTCGAGTCCCCGTAGTGCCAGACCTGCCAGTAGTCGAGGTCCAGGAAATTGGGCACGGTGAAAATCGCCGCGTAAGTGCCGAGCCTCTCGATGAATTGCGCCTCCGGGCCGAAGACCAACCGCCGCACGTTGGAGTGCAGTCCGTCGGCGCCGATCACCAGGTCGAAGCGGCGCGCGGCGGAGCGCTCGAACGTCACCTCAACCGAGTCGCCGTCGTCCCGCAACGCGGTGATGCTGTCGTCGAACAGGTACTCGGTCGTCGATTGGGTTGCCCCGTAAAGCAATTCGATCAAGTCGTCGCGCAACAGCTCGATGCTGGGGCTGTCGATAGGGCCACCGGTGGGGGTCGACTCAGTGTCCCTGGATAGTTCGTTGCCGTCGCGGTCGACGACGGACGCGCCGCGGATTTGCGTCCTGCGGTCCCGCGCGGCGGCCAACAGCCCCATGCGGTCGAGCACCGTCAGCGCCGGACCCCGCACGTCGATGGCCTGCCCGCCCGGCCGCAACCCGGGATGGCGCTCCACGACGGTCACCGAATAGCCATGCTTCCCAAGCCAATACGCCACCGCCGTACCGGCCACGCTGGCGCCGGAAACCAGAACACTAGACATGGAGAGTCACTTAATACCTGCCAGCCTCTTTGCGTTGCCGAAGATGTCGTCGAGCATTACCGGAGTCAACCTACCGGTGAACATATTCTGCTGGCTCGGGTGGTAGCAGCCGAGCAAACGAACACCGGGTTCCAGCTCCACCACGACGCCGTGGCCGAACCGCGGCTTGCGCGGGCCGGACACGCCCGGCAGGCGCAGCGCGATCTGCCAGGCGAAGCCGCCCAGGGCCACGATCACGCGGACATGATCGGATACCAGCCGCCATTCGGCCTGCAGCCATGGCCAGCAGGTGTCCCGCTCGACCGGGGTCGGGGCGTTGGCCGGAGGAGCGCAGCGCACCGGCGCGACGATCCGAATCTGGTTGGCGCGCAAGCCGTCCGCGGCGTCCACACTGATCGGCGAGTTCACCAGGCCGGCCCGGTACAGCGCCGCGTACAACTGGTCGCCGGAGCGATCGCCGGTGAACATCCGTCCCGTCCGGTTGGCGCCGTGCGCGGCGGGCGCCAACCCGACGATCAGCAGCCGGGGCCGCTCGGATCCCCAGCCCGGCACCGGCCGCCCCCAATACGGCTGGTCGGCGAAGGCCCGACGCTTGACTTTCGCGACGTCCTCGCGCCAGGTGACCAGCCGCGGGCAAGCGCGGCAAACGCTGATCGCCGCGTCGAGTTCCGGTATCGACCCCGCCTGGGCCGCCAGCGCGACGACCTGCGCGGCGTTGGCGGCCACCGGGGTCCGCGGTGTGGCCGGGTCGCCCGGCCATCCGGTACCGGGAACGACCGGAGAACCGAACGCCTTACCGGTGTTTGGGTGAACGAGCACACGAACATCCTGCATTCAGCCGGTGGCGGTCACGAAAATGCCCCCGTGTTCGGTGGTGGTCGGCCTCGTCGCGGCGCATGCCGGGCCGTGCGCCGGAGTTTGCTGCCGGTCCCGCGCCGTAGGATCGGGCCGTGAGTCTTGATGTGCTGGCGGATTTGATCGCCGGCCTGCCCGACGGGATGGTCGTCACCGATCCCACCGTGACCGAGGGCTACCGCCAGGACCGCGCCTTCGACCCCTCGGCCGGCAAACCGCTGGCCGTGGTGCGGCCGCGGCGCACCGAAGAGGTGCAGACCGTGCTGCGGTGGGCCACCGCCCACCGGGTGCCGGTGGTGCCCCGGGGCGCCGGCAGCGGCCTGTCCGGCGGGGCGACCGCGCTGGACAACGGCATCGTGCTCTCGACGGAAAAGATGCGCGACATCGTCGTCGACCCGGTCACCCGGGTGGCGGTGTGTCAGCCCGGCCTGTTCAACGCCGAGGTGAAGAAGGCCGCCGCCGAACACGGCCTGTGGTACCCGCCCGACCCGTCGTCCTTCGAGATCTGCAGCATCGGCGGCAACATCGCCACCAACGCCGGCGGGCTGTGCTGCGTGAAGTATGGCGTCACCACCGACTATGTGCTGGGCGTGCAGGTGGTGCTGGCCGACGGCACCGCGGTGCGGCTGGGCGGGCCGCGCCTGAAAGATGTGGCAGGACTTCCACTTACCAAGCTGTTCGTCGGCAGCGAGGGCACGCTGGGCGTCATCACGGAGGTGACGTTGCGGCTGCTGCCCGCGCAAAACGCGTCGAGCGTGGTGGTGGCCACCTTCGCCTCGGTCCAGGCGGCCGTCGACGCGGTGCTGGGAGTCGCGGCGCGGCTGCGGCCCTCGATGCTGGAATTTATGGACTCGGTGGCGATCAACGCCGTCGAGGACACGCTGCGGATGGACTTGGATCGTTCGGCGGCGGCGATGCTGGTGGCCGGCTCCGACGAACGAGGGCGCGCGGGCGCCGAAGACGCCGAGGTGATTGCCGCGGTGTTCGCGGAAAACGATGCGACGGAGGTGTTTTCGACCTCCGATCCGGACGAGGGCGAGGCCTTCGTCGCCGCCCGCCGGTTCTGTATCCCCGCGGTGGAGGCCAAGGGATCGCTGTTGCTGGAGGACGTCGGGGTGCCGCTGCCGGCGCTGGGCAAGCTGGTCACGGGGATCGAGCGCATCGCCTTGCAACGGGATCTG
The nucleotide sequence above comes from Mycobacterium malmoense. Encoded proteins:
- a CDS encoding TetR/AcrR family transcriptional regulator, which codes for MTQSQAKLRQRTDGRLDRSRDPAILNAALAVLAEHGYDATNMNDIAARAGVGKAAIYRRWSSKAALITDALVYWRPDLLTNEAPDTGSLATDLDAVVERAKRNDDGLVTNDLVLRVALEAAHDPELAAALEDLMLFRGRRLLATILARAADRGEISATRDWSLVSDVILAMSLLRVVGGQTVDADFVRQVIDTLILPAVRTPTAER
- a CDS encoding LLM class flavin-dependent oxidoreductase, whose protein sequence is MRLSVLDLVPVRTDQTTSDALAATVRLAQTADRLGFTRYWVAEHHNMPSVGATSPPVLIAYLAAQTSQLRLGSGGVMLPNHAPLAVAEQFALLEAAAPGRIDLGIGRAPGSDPVTSYALRGDQSDIENFPEYLDDVAALMSPRGVRVPLRSGDYILKATPAAATEPRLWLLGSSMYSAHLAAAKGLPYVFAHHFSGKGTEEALALYRSRFVPSKLAAEPVTFLTVNAAVAETHDEATALMLPNLQMMARLRTGQPLGPVPLVEEAHVAELTAEQQRIVESGLRRAILGTPAQAAEQVRALAERFGVDEVMVNPVASAHRGTDPATAPARVATLELLAKELF
- a CDS encoding FAD-binding protein, which codes for MSSVLVSGASVAGTAVAYWLGKHGYSVTVVERHPGLRPGGQAIDVRGPALTVLDRMGLLAAARDRRTQIRGASVVDRDGNELSRDTESTPTGGPIDSPSIELLRDDLIELLYGATQSTTEYLFDDSITALRDDGDSVEVTFERSAARRFDLVIGADGLHSNVRRLVFGPEAQFIERLGTYAAIFTVPNFLDLDYWQVWHYGDSTMAGVYSARNNTEARAMVGFMETDLRIDYRDTEAQFAELERRMADDGWVRPQLRQYMRTAPDFYFDEMSQIKMDRWSKGRVALVGDAAYCCSPLSGQGTSVALLGAYILAGELASASQDGAVDYELGFANYHSEFRDYVKRNQWLVIDNIPGGAPIPQEVFDRIVHSITPKEY
- a CDS encoding uracil-DNA glycosylase, with translation MQDVRVLVHPNTGKAFGSPVVPGTGWPGDPATPRTPVAANAAQVVALAAQAGSIPELDAAISVCRACPRLVTWREDVAKVKRRAFADQPYWGRPVPGWGSERPRLLIVGLAPAAHGANRTGRMFTGDRSGDQLYAALYRAGLVNSPISVDAADGLRANQIRIVAPVRCAPPANAPTPVERDTCWPWLQAEWRLVSDHVRVIVALGGFAWQIALRLPGVSGPRKPRFGHGVVVELEPGVRLLGCYHPSQQNMFTGRLTPVMLDDIFGNAKRLAGIK
- a CDS encoding FAD-binding oxidoreductase, with the protein product MSLDVLADLIAGLPDGMVVTDPTVTEGYRQDRAFDPSAGKPLAVVRPRRTEEVQTVLRWATAHRVPVVPRGAGSGLSGGATALDNGIVLSTEKMRDIVVDPVTRVAVCQPGLFNAEVKKAAAEHGLWYPPDPSSFEICSIGGNIATNAGGLCCVKYGVTTDYVLGVQVVLADGTAVRLGGPRLKDVAGLPLTKLFVGSEGTLGVITEVTLRLLPAQNASSVVVATFASVQAAVDAVLGVAARLRPSMLEFMDSVAINAVEDTLRMDLDRSAAAMLVAGSDERGRAGAEDAEVIAAVFAENDATEVFSTSDPDEGEAFVAARRFCIPAVEAKGSLLLEDVGVPLPALGKLVTGIERIALQRDLMISVIAHAGDGNTHPLIVYDPADAAMAERAHLAFGEIMDLAVGLGGTITGEHGVGRLKRPWLASYLGPEAMDLNRRIKRALDPLGILNPGAAI